In Buchnera aphidicola (Eriosoma grossulariae), a genomic segment contains:
- a CDS encoding PTS mannitol transporter subunit IICBA — protein sequence MTTSLEIKVQKIGRFLSNMIMPNISAFIAWGVISTLFLPSGWIPNKNCEQLINLMIIYLLPILVGYTGGKLVGGDRGAVVGSIATVGLILSSSMPMLFGAMLIGPLGGWIINLFDKIIQNKIYSGFEMLVNNFSSGIISTILLLLSFFYFGPFVNYISYLLSCIITKMIENNLLPLTAIFVEPAKILFLNNAINHGIFSPLGIQEVVKNHKSVFFFIESNPGPGIGVLVAWLFLGPEKIKNSIKSAIFVQFLGGVHEIYFPYVLIKPKLIFSVILGGMTGIYVLIVCHGGLVSTVSPGSIISILAMTPKNNYFVNIISIFLSFLVSFFSAFIILKINHNNKNNNFLLKDMHDKTCHSRLSYYSYIQNEFSNHTKLIKNIVFACDAGMGSSAIGVGILKRKLSRVNLDNILVCNLAINLLSKKNIDLVITHYKLTDRARLQKPNLKHISIKNFLDHDFYNDLVKFLINHNKKFINNQIEKSIILNEKSQKLFTISKKNIFIGQKASSKIEVIKFIGSQLIKQGYVNSEYVDAMLEREKISPTWIGQSIALPHGTLKSKDSILRTGMIFCQYPQGIVFGDNIEDVAYIVIGIAAKNNEHMQLVNNITNILDDEKIIKKLSHTNKIKDILNIFK from the coding sequence ATGACTACTTCATTAGAAATCAAAGTTCAAAAAATTGGTCGTTTTTTAAGTAATATGATTATGCCTAATATTAGTGCATTTATCGCTTGGGGAGTAATTTCTACTTTATTTTTACCTTCAGGGTGGATCCCAAATAAAAATTGTGAACAATTAATTAATTTAATGATCATATATTTATTACCTATTTTAGTAGGTTATACAGGTGGTAAATTAGTTGGAGGAGATAGAGGAGCAGTTGTTGGTAGTATAGCAACAGTTGGTTTAATTCTTAGTTCTTCAATGCCAATGTTATTTGGTGCTATGTTAATTGGTCCTTTAGGAGGATGGATTATTAATTTATTTGATAAAATTATACAGAATAAAATTTATTCTGGTTTTGAAATGTTGGTTAATAATTTTTCTTCAGGTATAATTTCTACTATTTTGTTATTATTATCTTTTTTTTATTTTGGTCCTTTTGTTAATTATATTTCTTATTTATTATCATGTATTATAACAAAAATGATAGAAAATAATTTATTACCATTAACAGCTATTTTTGTTGAACCAGCAAAAATTTTGTTTCTTAATAATGCAATCAACCATGGTATTTTTTCTCCTTTAGGAATTCAAGAAGTAGTAAAAAATCATAAATCTGTATTTTTTTTCATTGAATCAAATCCTGGCCCTGGCATAGGTGTTTTAGTAGCTTGGTTATTTTTAGGACCTGAAAAAATAAAAAATTCTATTAAATCGGCTATTTTTGTCCAATTTTTAGGGGGAGTACATGAGATTTATTTTCCTTATGTCTTAATTAAACCAAAATTAATTTTTTCGGTTATTTTGGGTGGCATGACAGGTATTTATGTATTAATAGTTTGCCATGGAGGATTAGTATCTACTGTTTCCCCTGGTTCAATAATATCTATTTTAGCGATGACTCCTAAAAATAATTATTTTGTAAATATTATAAGTATTTTTTTATCTTTCTTAGTTTCTTTTTTTTCTGCTTTTATAATTTTGAAAATTAATCACAATAATAAAAATAATAATTTTTTATTAAAGGATATGCATGATAAAACATGCCATTCAAGATTAAGTTATTATTCTTATATTCAAAATGAGTTTAGTAATCATACTAAATTAATCAAAAATATAGTTTTTGCATGTGATGCAGGAATGGGATCTAGTGCTATAGGTGTTGGTATTTTAAAAAGAAAATTATCTCGTGTTAATTTAGATAATATTTTAGTATGTAATTTAGCTATTAATTTATTATCTAAAAAAAATATAGATTTAGTTATTACCCATTATAAATTAACAGATAGAGCTCGTCTTCAAAAACCTAATTTAAAACATATATCGATAAAAAATTTTTTAGATCATGATTTTTATAATGATTTAGTGAAATTTTTAATCAATCACAATAAAAAATTTATTAATAATCAAATAGAAAAATCAATAATTTTAAATGAAAAAAGTCAAAAATTGTTTACCATTTCAAAGAAAAATATTTTTATTGGTCAAAAAGCATCATCTAAAATAGAAGTAATTAAATTTATTGGATCTCAATTAATTAAACAAGGCTACGTTAATTCTGAATATGTTGATGCAATGTTAGAAAGAGAAAAAATATCACCAACATGGATAGGTCAATCTATAGCTTTACCACATGGTACATTAAAATCAAAAGATTCTATTTTAAGAACAGGTATGATCTTTTGTCAATATCCTCAAGGAATTGTTTTTGGTGATAATATTGAAGATGTTGCATATATTGTAATTGGAATTGCAGCAAAAAACAATGAACACATGCAATTAGTAAACAATATTACTAATATACTAGATGATGAAAAAATAATAAAAAAATTATCACACACTAATAAAATTAAAGATATATTAAATATATTTAAATAA
- a CDS encoding mannitol-1-phosphate 5-dehydrogenase encodes MKALHFGAGNIGRGFIGEKLVESGFDLTFSDINEDLVESINFHHKYTIKIIQSDKFQEKIISGIKAINSKNLSVLIPLLSEVNLITTAVGSHVLECIAENIAESVICRVKNRVKNILYIIACENMTRGTSVLKKYVLRFLPVQYHSYLHQYVNFIDSVVDRIIPSMSNVNMESSLLVLVEEFYEWIVDSTQIKGVFPNIIGLKFSNNLISFIERKLFTLNTAHSVTAYLGLFFGYKTVYNAISDNKIRNIVLNAMKESGQVLIKRYNFNHVLHDQYIHTILNRFSNFYLSDNLKRIARFPLKKLNRNERLFKPILGNIEYNFLYKNLSIGVASVLHYCDDQDIESHHIQNLIKKIGLINALIKISGINMNYKLVLSIVEEYYNLIHYKFLNKN; translated from the coding sequence ATGAAAGCATTACATTTTGGTGCTGGTAATATTGGGCGTGGATTTATAGGAGAGAAATTAGTTGAGTCAGGATTTGATTTAACTTTTTCAGACATTAATGAAGATTTAGTTGAGTCTATAAATTTTCATCATAAATATACTATTAAAATAATACAATCAGATAAGTTTCAAGAAAAAATTATTTCAGGTATAAAAGCTATAAATAGTAAAAATTTATCTGTATTAATTCCATTACTTTCTGAGGTGAATTTAATTACTACAGCTGTAGGATCTCATGTATTAGAATGTATTGCAGAAAATATTGCTGAAAGTGTGATATGTCGTGTAAAAAATAGAGTTAAAAACATATTATATATTATTGCATGTGAAAATATGACTAGAGGTACTAGTGTTTTAAAAAAATATGTTTTAAGGTTTTTACCTGTTCAATATCATAGTTATTTACATCAATATGTAAATTTTATAGATTCTGTAGTAGATAGAATTATTCCATCTATGTCTAATGTTAATATGGAAAGTTCATTATTAGTATTAGTAGAAGAATTTTATGAATGGATTGTTGATTCTACTCAAATAAAAGGTGTTTTTCCTAATATTATAGGTTTAAAATTCAGTAATAATTTAATTTCATTTATTGAAAGAAAATTATTTACTTTAAATACAGCTCATTCTGTTACTGCCTATTTAGGTTTATTTTTTGGATATAAAACAGTTTATAATGCAATATCTGATAATAAAATTAGAAATATTGTTTTGAATGCTATGAAAGAAAGCGGACAGGTTTTAATTAAACGTTACAATTTTAATCACGTCTTACATGATCAATATATTCATACAATTTTAAATAGATTTTCAAATTTTTACTTATCTGATAATTTAAAAAGAATAGCAAGATTTCCATTAAAAAAATTAAATCGAAATGAACGATTATTCAAACCAATTTTAGGCAATATAGAATATAATTTCTTATATAAAAATTTATCGATTGGTGTTGCATCTGTTTTGCATTATTGTGATGATCAGGATATTGAATCTCATCATATACAAAATTTAATTAAAAAAATAGGTTTAATTAATGCATTAATCAAAATTTCAGGAATAAATATGAATTATAAATTAGTACTATCAATAGTTGAGGAATATTATAATTTAATTCATTATAAATTTTTAAATAAAAATTGA